TTTTTTCCTGAAAACGATGCCATTTGTCTTACATTTACGAGTTCTTGAACTGCTAAGAATGAGTTTTCTCTATTGGTTTTCAGCTGCGAGCTTGCCATTACTTTTCATCGATGGAATTAAGCTTCATCATCTGAACTTTTGGTATGCTTTGTTCCCTGGTGCAACTGGATGCATCCTCTTGTGTCTGATTGTAAGTTTCTTTAAAATTCCTTACTCCTATAATGCTTGAACGTTTTCATCTTGCTTAACTCAAGGTGTAGTTGAAAAGGTCGCGTTTGATTTAGTTTTCCTTCTCTCCCCCATCAGTGGAAAGAGTGTGATCTATGGGATTCACAGTTATCGTCAAATCATAAAATTGTTGTTTGTGCCATAACTTTCGAACAGAGTAGTTTCCACATGGAACACAATCCCCATATATTTCATTAAGTTGGCCTTGGGTGGTGCACCAACTTATACGTGTAAATGTTTAATATTAATTTGGATTTTCCGATCCTCAACATACATGTATTGCATAATAAAGTGTAAAACTGTTCATCATGTCAACTCTCCGGAAATCAAGTTTTTGGAAAACGTGGTTTCAACCGATATATTATATCGAATGTAGTCATACATTATCACATTtgtggctccgccactgcaTAGACCTGATGGATTCCTGCCGTTGGACCAAACCTGAGGGTGTTTCCATGTTATATACCCGACAATGGACATCTCTACTCGGGATTTCAGTCTATGTGTGCTCGCATTTCTTAAattgttttatatttatttcgGGGATATATGTTAAGAAGAGTAGATAAAATACTGTTACAAACCCCAGATATAACTGCATATAATCTGATTGGTGCAGCAAGAAATGGTATGTTACTTGAAGGacaatttcagattttgattcTTGGAGTTGTGCAGGCTTCATCTtccattcataaaatatatatccagTTTAAAATGTCAAAAAGACATGACAATGGTTTGCTTACCCAACTGTATGTATGCACAAAGTGTAGCTTCAAATTTGTAAATAACACCGTATATTCTCCATTGAAGTTGTTCTGATGAAGATAAGCATCATATCCGAAAGTTGAGCTAGCACTTTCAATGAGTTGAATCCGGGACAAGGTTTACGCCCCGTCGTCATGCTAATATTATTTGTATCATTCCGATCTTACTGAAAGGACTGTGTTCTTGACCTTGAAAATTAATTGTTTCATGAATTTGTGAGCTactgaataaattttttttttttaaaataattaagatagCTCGAAAAACTTGCAGGATCACTCGATTAGTTTGTATTAGTCGTTGCGCTTGGATTGATGAATCTGAGAAGATGCATCTCAAATTCTTCTGACTCGTTTGGATTGAcaacattcaaatatcataaagtaagtaattttaataataattgtgTTGTATTTGAAATATACCTAAAATAGCGTCAATTGAAATGTTTTCTCCAGTCAAATACTTCGCTCCATGTCCAAGTGCAACCTTAATTTGATTACTATAGGTCCTAACATTCACCCCACATTAATTAAATCCTATTAATATCATATGCGACATGGAATAAAATAAAAGCATAAGCTGAATAACAATGGTATTTAATCTGAACAATATTCTTGCTTAGAATCAAAGCTTTATTTGGacatatgaatttcaaatttttttttaacttggaTGAACATATAAAAGTATAAGCGAATTTCATGTTAAATTGtacaatttcaataatattatttgaaattcattcgtCAAATTTATCTCTATATCAAATTCATCGATCCAAAttcaaccaaaatatatttACGAATTTATAGTACACGATCACATTATGCCATCCAAGTCACATGCCACATTTGATGGTACCTTCCCCCAATATGTTCTTAGCTCATCTAAAGTCTCctcaactgaaactgaaagTTCTAACTTTTGGGCTTGAATAGGGTTTGGATCTTTGAGGTCAAATTTTGTTTggataaatactttaaaaataattttaatattttttaattaaaaaatatttaaagtttgtgTTAGGAAAAGATTTTTGTAAAAAGTTCATGaaaatgttctttaaaaatttattctccaagtaaaatttttaaaaaagaactGAAAGGTACTTTTTCatgttcataaattaaaaaatgcCGGTCGAATGGGTAATAATTTgccaaaaaatgagaaaaaataaacttacaaataattttttttgtaaaattgttgttcaaacattttttaaattatttttaattaataaaaacctttttttataaaataattgtcAAACACATATTTACTTCTTAAAACGACTTGTAAAAtctttttaataatttgtaaataaCTTTTTAATAAATAGTGGTTCCTGATTTAGAGGAGAAAAAGTACATAGTTACTCAAGTTTTTATAATACGTAAGAATTTTTTCCACCAAGCAATACAAACTCAATACTTTGTGCTCCGCAACATATGCGGCATCTTCCAACATCTAAACACATTGTCTTCTTGATCGTGTCTTACGCTTCTATGAGCTTTCGGGTCGACGGTGTGGCGTATAGTCACTTCCTCCAAGAGATTCATAGCGCGAAAGAATTTGAAGAACAAAGAACATATTGATGTTCCAGCACAGGACATGACCGAATGTTTGACATGAATTTGTACTCTCATTTCTCATCAAAATCAGATTCTAAGGGAGTCCAATCCACAAACATTGTGCCAAAACAAGAATACAATACGGGGTAGTAGCTATTTCAAACATAGCCAGAAAACGAACGAGTACTTTCATATACTGCAataaaaaaactttgaagaaaacaaaacataTACACCAGGCGGAACTCAATATGACCAGAAGCTAAAGCCATGGTCTTCGATCGGAAACCGTGAGTTTGCAGGGGGGCCGTGGCAGTAGCCTTCTTTGCTCTTTGGAGAGATGTAAGCTTCTTTCAAAGATTCATCTGAAAAACCCGTCTGATCAGGTTCAAACACTTGAGAAGAATCACCTGTTTCAAAAAGCAAAGAGAGTCTCTCGTTATTGTAACATAGACTATCTGTAGCGGTACTTGAATCACTTCTGGCTTCACTTTGGTCTTCATTTAGACATGCCACTGTCAACACTGTGTATCCTTTGTCTTTAGAGACCGCAGCAGATATGGGTTTTTCCATCCATGATTCAGATGGTCCTTTCATGATGCAAAATTGCGAGTTTTCCTTCTCCTTTTCTTTAGCATCAAGATTTTCTTTGAGGTGAAAAACCTACACGACAAACTAGTCAACACACAAGGAATACAACaatgtttgagcataaattACTCAGAAATTCAGCTTCTTCGTTTCTCATTTAAATAAAGAACGCTTAGACTTGATCGAGCATCATCACCTCTAGATTGAGTTTCTCATTCTCCTTGAGAAGGTTATCGTAATTGGTTTTCAGGCACTTATATTTCTCGCTTAATGACTCATAATCAGTTTCTACTTTCTTTGTCCTCGACCGAGCCCTGCGGTTTTGGAACCATATTGCAATCTGTCGAGGCTGTAAACCGAGCTCTACAGCGAGCTGGTTCTTTCTTTCTGGTTCGAGTTTATTTTCAGCCTCAAAACTCTTCTCAAGAAACTGAACTTGGTCCACCGTAAGACGCCTCTTCTTCTCAGGATGATTGAAATACTCATCCAAATACTCATCTCCACTTATCTCTTCTCGTTCGAAAGATCGACCAAACAAGTTTCCAGACATGTTTACACTAAAAGCTCCAAAATTAACCATGGCACCTGAGCCTGAAACAGAACTCAATCAGCAATGCAATATATATAGCAATGCAATATATATTGACTCGTATGAAGAAAACAACAGCAACAACAATGACTACGAGGTGTGAATAAAACGGAGGCTCAAAAGAAAGTTATCCTCAAATTTCATTATGTTCATAAAAAATACGAATTTCACCAACTGACAACATTATGTTTCCTAGCACAGCCTCTATTCGTCGCTCTTGCTGCTCCAAGAATAATATGACCAAAATTGTATCACATCTCAACTAAAACAATTTCAACAATAAAAATGAAGTAAAATCAAAGCAAGCTCAAGGGAGAAAAAAGAAGATTGTTAGCATCTTATGCAATACTTTCAGAGTAGGCTGCGGATCCTGACATTGGGACTTGGGGGGTGACTCAATCCATTTGAAGGTTCAATATTTCACTTCATTttttcaacaacaaaaaaaaaaatcatatcgtATCAACCACCACGTATAAGTTGTTTAAAAGCATAAAATTCATTAGCTCCACCTTTGGACAAGTGGCT
This window of the Primulina huaijiensis isolate GDHJ02 chromosome 3, ASM1229523v2, whole genome shotgun sequence genome carries:
- the LOC140972887 gene encoding uncharacterized protein isoform X2, whose amino-acid sequence is MMMGRGTICGGDGGHAPNQKQKVKISSLDQPFDSIFTSASSNPFTGAMVNFGAFSVNMSGNLFGRSFEREEISGDEYLDEYFNHPEKKRRLTVDQVQFLEKSFEAENKLEPERKNQLAVELGLQPRQIAIWFQNRRARSRTKKVETDYESLSEKYKCLKTNYDNLLKENEKLNLEVFHLKENLDAKEKEKENSQFCIMKGPSESWMEKPISAAVSKDKGYTVLTVACLNEDQSEARSDSSTATDSLCYNNERLSLLFETGDSSQVFEPDQTGFSDESLKEAYISPKSKEGYCHGPPANSRFPIEDHGFSFWSY
- the LOC140972887 gene encoding uncharacterized protein isoform X1 translates to MMMGRGTICGGDGGHAPNQKQKVKISSLDQPFDSIFTSASSNPFTGSGAMVNFGAFSVNMSGNLFGRSFEREEISGDEYLDEYFNHPEKKRRLTVDQVQFLEKSFEAENKLEPERKNQLAVELGLQPRQIAIWFQNRRARSRTKKVETDYESLSEKYKCLKTNYDNLLKENEKLNLEVFHLKENLDAKEKEKENSQFCIMKGPSESWMEKPISAAVSKDKGYTVLTVACLNEDQSEARSDSSTATDSLCYNNERLSLLFETGDSSQVFEPDQTGFSDESLKEAYISPKSKEGYCHGPPANSRFPIEDHGFSFWSY